Proteins from a genomic interval of Clostridium sp. AN503:
- the secY gene encoding preprotein translocase subunit SecY: protein MWKTLRNAWKVKEIRQKLIFTFLMLVVIRFGSELPIPGVKTDFFKNFFESQSNDAFGFFNTMTGGSFTSMSIFALSITPYITSSIIMQLLTIAIPKLEEMQREGEDGRKKIAEYTRYLTVGLALVESIAMAIGFGGQGLLVDYNVWSIVIAVATMTAGSAFLMWIGERITEKGVGNGISIVLLFNIVSSLPEDINTLYTRFLRGRNIGTAVTVAIIMLAIVFAMVVFVIILQDGERRIPVQYSKKMVGRKMVGGQASHIPLKVNTAGVIPVIFASSIMSFPVVIGQFIKPDVSTAFGRGMSQFLTVMNSSSWFKPEMPWYSVGLVIYLVLIVLFAYFYTSITFNPLEVANNMKKSGGFIPGIRPGKPTSDYLDKILNYIVFIGAVGLIIISIIPIMISGVFTVSRLSFMGTSLIIIVSVILETLKAIESQMIVRNYKGFLND from the coding sequence ATGTGGAAGACACTCCGAAATGCATGGAAGGTTAAGGAGATCAGACAAAAACTGATCTTCACCTTCCTGATGCTGGTAGTCATCCGTTTTGGATCCGAACTGCCGATTCCTGGAGTAAAGACTGACTTCTTTAAGAATTTCTTTGAGAGTCAGAGCAATGATGCATTTGGCTTTTTCAATACGATGACCGGCGGTTCTTTTACGTCCATGTCGATCTTCGCATTGAGCATTACCCCGTACATCACATCCTCCATTATCATGCAGCTTTTGACGATTGCGATTCCGAAACTGGAAGAAATGCAGCGTGAGGGCGAGGATGGAAGAAAAAAGATTGCAGAGTACACCCGTTATCTGACTGTAGGGTTGGCACTGGTTGAATCCATCGCTATGGCGATCGGCTTCGGCGGACAGGGGCTGCTCGTTGATTACAATGTGTGGAGCATCGTGATCGCAGTTGCGACCATGACCGCAGGCAGTGCGTTCCTGATGTGGATCGGTGAGCGGATTACGGAAAAGGGCGTAGGCAACGGTATTTCCATTGTCCTGCTCTTCAACATCGTATCCTCACTCCCGGAAGACATCAACACCCTGTACACCAGGTTCCTGAGAGGACGCAACATCGGCACGGCAGTTACTGTCGCTATCATTATGTTGGCGATCGTATTTGCCATGGTAGTGTTCGTTATTATTCTTCAGGATGGTGAACGCAGGATCCCGGTGCAGTATTCCAAGAAGATGGTAGGCAGGAAAATGGTGGGCGGACAGGCTTCCCATATTCCGTTAAAAGTAAATACCGCAGGCGTTATCCCGGTAATCTTTGCCTCCTCCATCATGTCTTTCCCGGTTGTCATCGGCCAGTTTATTAAACCGGACGTATCTACTGCCTTTGGCAGAGGGATGTCTCAGTTCCTGACGGTGATGAACTCATCTTCATGGTTTAAGCCGGAGATGCCGTGGTATTCTGTCGGTTTGGTAATCTACCTTGTGCTGATTGTGCTTTTCGCATATTTCTATACAAGCATTACCTTCAACCCGCTTGAGGTGGCGAACAATATGAAGAAGTCCGGTGGATTTATCCCAGGCATCCGCCCGGGTAAGCCAACTTCTGATTATTTAGACAAGATTCTGAACTATATTGTATTTATCGGTGCTGTTGGCCTGATCATCATAAGCATTATCCCGATCATGATTTCCGGGGTGTTTACGGTCAGCCGGCTGTCCTTTATGGGTACGTCCCTGATCATTATTGTCAGCGTTATCCTGGAGACACTGAAAGCGATCGAGTCTCAGATGATTGTGCGGAATTACAAAGGCTTCTTAAACGATTAA
- a CDS encoding adenylate kinase, which produces MKIIMLGAPGAGKGTQAKKIAEKYGIPHISTGDIFRANIKGGTELGMKAKSYMDQGQLVPDDVTIGMLLDRISEADCANGYVLDGFPRTIPQAESLTKALSDRGEKMDYAIDVDVPDEAIVTRMAGRRACLKCGATYHIVYNAPKTEGVCDVCGEKLVLRDDDKPETVQKRLTVYHDQTQPLIEYYKEAGILATVDGTKDLNKVFEDIVNVLGA; this is translated from the coding sequence ATGAAGATTATCATGTTAGGTGCTCCAGGTGCAGGCAAAGGCACCCAGGCAAAGAAGATCGCGGAAAAGTACGGGATTCCGCATATCTCCACTGGTGACATTTTCCGCGCCAACATAAAAGGCGGCACGGAGCTGGGAATGAAAGCAAAATCCTACATGGACCAGGGACAGCTGGTTCCGGACGATGTGACCATCGGGATGCTTTTGGACCGCATCAGCGAGGCAGACTGCGCAAACGGTTATGTGCTGGACGGTTTTCCGAGGACGATCCCGCAGGCGGAGAGTCTGACAAAGGCACTTTCCGACCGCGGAGAGAAGATGGATTACGCCATTGATGTGGATGTGCCGGATGAGGCGATCGTAACCCGTATGGCAGGCAGGAGAGCGTGCCTGAAATGTGGAGCTACCTACCATATCGTATACAACGCGCCGAAGACAGAAGGTGTCTGCGATGTGTGTGGCGAGAAGCTGGTGCTGCGTGACGATGACAAACCTGAGACCGTGCAGAAACGTCTCACGGTGTATCATGACCAGACCCAGCCGCTTATCGAGTACTATAAAGAAGCCGGTATTCTGGCTACCGTAGATGGAACTAAAGATTTGAACAAAGTATTTGAGGACATTGTAAATGTCCTGGGAGCGTAA
- the map gene encoding type I methionyl aminopeptidase, translated as MSVTIKSAREIGLMREAGKILAKVHEELGAAIRPGMSTLDIDRLGEKLIRGYGCVPSFKNYNGYPASICVSVNDEVVHGIPDKNHILHEGDIVSLDAGVIWHGYHSDAARTHAVGKITPEAEKLIEVTRESFFQGIKYAKAGNHLGDISSAIQAYAESFGYGVVRDLVGHGIGEHLHEDPEVPNFAQKKKGIKLVPGMTLAIEPMINAGRPDVVWMDDDWTVVTDDGTLSAHYENTILITEGEPEILSL; from the coding sequence ATGTCAGTGACCATAAAATCTGCGAGAGAGATCGGGCTTATGCGTGAGGCTGGAAAGATTCTGGCAAAGGTGCATGAGGAGCTGGGAGCGGCGATCAGGCCGGGCATGTCCACTCTGGATATCGACCGTCTGGGTGAAAAGCTGATCCGCGGTTACGGATGCGTCCCCTCTTTCAAAAATTATAATGGCTATCCGGCTTCCATCTGTGTATCGGTCAACGATGAGGTGGTACACGGAATACCAGATAAAAACCATATCCTCCATGAAGGCGACATCGTCAGTCTGGATGCAGGTGTCATCTGGCATGGTTATCATTCAGACGCCGCAAGGACCCATGCAGTAGGGAAAATCACTCCCGAAGCGGAGAAATTGATCGAAGTTACGCGGGAATCTTTCTTTCAGGGGATTAAATATGCAAAAGCTGGCAATCATCTAGGTGATATCTCCTCAGCCATCCAGGCTTATGCGGAGAGCTTCGGCTACGGTGTGGTGCGTGACCTGGTGGGCCACGGCATCGGCGAGCACCTTCATGAGGACCCGGAGGTACCCAACTTTGCACAGAAAAAGAAGGGCATTAAGCTGGTGCCCGGCATGACCCTGGCGATCGAACCCATGATCAACGCCGGACGCCCGGATGTGGTATGGATGGATGACGACTGGACTGTGGTAACGGATGACGGCACTTTGTCAGCCCACTATGAGAACACGATTCTCATTACTGAGGGCGAGCCTGAGATCCTGTCTTTGTAA
- a CDS encoding KOW domain-containing RNA-binding protein gives MTYEYGCPARSLAGHDKDQYFIILTDEGEYVTISDGKTRKVENPKRKNKKHIQAGKTPLLVGRPATDEAIRKELENYLRSHCGI, from the coding sequence ATGACCTACGAGTATGGATGCCCGGCGAGATCTCTTGCCGGACATGACAAAGACCAGTATTTTATCATATTGACCGATGAAGGGGAATACGTTACCATATCGGATGGAAAGACCAGGAAGGTTGAAAACCCAAAACGGAAAAATAAAAAGCACATCCAGGCAGGGAAGACGCCGCTTTTGGTGGGAAGGCCTGCAACGGATGAAGCGATCCGAAAAGAGCTTGAAAACTACTTAAGAAGCCATTGTGGTATTTAG
- the infA gene encoding translation initiation factor IF-1, with amino-acid sequence MSKADVIEIEGTVIEKLPNAMFQVRLENGHEVLAHISGKLRMNYIRILPGDKVTIEMSPYDLSKGRIIWRDK; translated from the coding sequence ATGTCAAAAGCAGATGTGATTGAAATTGAAGGAACTGTAATAGAAAAGCTGCCCAACGCCATGTTCCAGGTGCGCCTGGAAAACGGTCATGAGGTGCTGGCACATATCAGCGGCAAGCTGAGGATGAACTACATCCGTATCCTGCCGGGGGATAAGGTGACCATTGAGATGTCCCCATACGATCTGTCCAAGGGAAGGATCATTTGGAGAGATAAATAG
- the rpmJ gene encoding 50S ribosomal protein L36, protein MKVRSSVKPICEKCKIIKRKGSIRVICENPKHKQRQG, encoded by the coding sequence GTGAAGGTGAGATCATCAGTAAAACCGATTTGCGAAAAGTGCAAAATCATCAAACGCAAAGGCAGTATCAGAGTAATCTGTGAAAATCCTAAGCACAAACAGAGACAAGGTTAA
- the rpsM gene encoding 30S ribosomal protein S13 yields the protein MARISGVDLPREKRVEIGLTYIYGIGRTSANRILAEAGVNPDTRVKDLTDDEVKKLAAVIADSQTVEGDLRREIAMNIKRLQEIGCYRGIRHRKGLPVRGQKTKTNARTRKGPRKTVANKKK from the coding sequence ATGGCTCGTATTTCAGGTGTTGATTTACCAAGAGAAAAACGTGTGGAAATCGGCTTGACTTATATCTACGGTATCGGTAGAACAAGTGCAAACCGTATTCTTGCTGAGGCTGGCGTTAATCCGGACACTCGTGTCAAGGATTTAACCGATGACGAAGTGAAGAAGCTGGCAGCTGTTATTGCTGACTCTCAGACAGTTGAGGGTGATCTTCGCAGAGAGATCGCTATGAATATCAAGAGACTGCAGGAGATTGGCTGCTATCGCGGAATCCGTCACAGAAAAGGCCTGCCGGTTCGTGGTCAGAAGACCAAGACCAACGCAAGAACTCGTAAGGGTCCTCGTAAGACTGTTGCGAACAAGAAAAAATAA
- the rpsK gene encoding 30S ribosomal protein S11, with protein sequence MAKKVSTTKKVTKKRVKKNVERGQAHIQSSFNNTIVTLTDAQGNALSWASAGGLGFRGSRKSTPYAAQMAAETAAKAALVHGLKSVDVMVKGPGSGREAAIRALSACGIEVTSIKDVTPVPHNGCRPPKRRRV encoded by the coding sequence ATGGCTAAAAAAGTGTCCACTACTAAAAAAGTGACAAAAAAGCGTGTAAAGAAAAACGTTGAACGCGGACAGGCACATATCCAGTCTTCTTTTAATAACACGATCGTTACCTTAACTGATGCACAGGGTAATGCATTGTCTTGGGCAAGTGCTGGTGGTCTGGGATTTAGAGGTTCAAGGAAATCTACTCCATATGCAGCGCAGATGGCTGCAGAAACTGCTGCTAAAGCAGCTTTAGTACATGGCTTAAAATCTGTAGACGTTATGGTAAAAGGACCTGGTTCAGGCCGCGAAGCAGCGATCCGTGCGCTTTCTGCATGCGGTATTGAAGTAACTAGTATTAAGGACGTAACTCCGGTTCCGCACAACGGATGTCGCCCGCCAAAACGTAGAAGAGTTTAA
- the rpsD gene encoding 30S ribosomal protein S4, which translates to MAVDRVPVLKRCRSLGLDPIYLGIDKKSNRELKRANRKVSEYGLQLREKQKAKFIYGVLEKPFRNYYSKAAKMEGQTGENMMILLERRLDNVVYRMGFGRTRRETRQIVDHKHILVNGKCVNIPSYLVKAGDVIEVKEKAKASQRYKDVLEVTAGRLVPAWLDVDQENLRGTVKELPSRDEIDVPVNEMLIVELYSK; encoded by the coding sequence GTGGCAGTAGATAGAGTTCCTGTTCTTAAAAGATGCAGATCCCTTGGTTTAGATCCGATCTATTTAGGAATTGATAAAAAATCAAACAGAGAATTAAAAAGAGCTAACAGAAAAGTAAGCGAGTATGGTCTCCAGTTACGTGAGAAGCAGAAAGCGAAATTCATTTACGGCGTATTAGAAAAACCTTTCCGCAACTACTACAGCAAAGCCGCAAAGATGGAAGGTCAGACCGGTGAGAACATGATGATCCTTCTGGAGAGAAGACTGGACAACGTCGTTTACCGTATGGGATTCGGCCGCACCAGACGCGAGACCAGACAGATCGTTGATCACAAGCACATCCTGGTAAACGGCAAATGTGTAAACATTCCGTCCTACCTGGTAAAAGCCGGTGATGTAATCGAGGTAAAGGAGAAGGCAAAAGCTTCTCAGAGATATAAAGATGTTCTGGAAGTAACCGCAGGCCGCCTGGTTCCGGCATGGCTGGATGTTGATCAGGAAAATCTGCGCGGTACTGTAAAAGAGCTGCCGTCCAGAGATGAGATTGATGTTCCGGTAAACGAAATGCTTATCGTCGAGTTGTATTCCAAGTAA
- a CDS encoding DNA-directed RNA polymerase subunit alpha: MFDFEKPNIEIVEISDDKKYGKFVVEPLERGYGTTLGNSLRRIMLSSLPGAAVSQVKIDGVLHEFSSISGVKEDVTEIIMNIKSLSIKNNSDSNEVKTAYIEFEGEGVITAADIQADPDIEIMNPDQVIATLSGGADSKFYMELTITKGRGYVSADKNKNDDLPIGVIAVDSIYTPVERVNMAIENTRVGQVTDYDKLTLDVFTNGTLAPDEAVSLAAKVLSEHLNLFIDLSENAKTAEIMVEKEDNEKEKVLEMNIDELELSVRSYNCLKRAGINTVEELCNRTPEDMMKVRNLGRKSLEEVLAKLKELGLQLNPSEE; this comes from the coding sequence GTGTTCGATTTTGAAAAACCAAACATTGAGATTGTTGAAATTTCAGATGATAAGAAATATGGCAAGTTTGTAGTTGAACCACTTGAGAGAGGCTACGGCACCACATTAGGCAACTCCCTGAGAAGAATTATGCTTTCTTCCCTGCCGGGTGCAGCAGTCAGCCAGGTGAAAATCGACGGCGTTTTGCATGAGTTCAGTTCTATTTCCGGAGTAAAGGAAGATGTGACTGAGATCATCATGAACATCAAAAGCTTATCTATTAAAAACAACAGTGACAGCAACGAAGTAAAGACCGCCTACATTGAGTTTGAGGGTGAAGGCGTGATCACTGCAGCAGATATCCAGGCTGACCCGGATATCGAGATCATGAATCCCGACCAGGTGATCGCCACCTTGAGCGGCGGCGCGGACAGCAAGTTCTATATGGAGCTGACCATCACCAAGGGCCGCGGATATGTGAGTGCAGACAAGAACAAAAACGACGACCTGCCTATCGGTGTGATCGCGGTGGATTCCATCTACACCCCGGTAGAGCGTGTCAATATGGCAATTGAGAACACCCGTGTGGGACAGGTTACCGACTACGATAAGCTGACCCTGGATGTTTTCACCAATGGAACTCTTGCTCCCGATGAAGCTGTCAGCCTTGCGGCCAAGGTTTTGAGCGAGCACTTGAATCTGTTCATTGACCTCTCTGAGAATGCCAAGACCGCTGAGATCATGGTAGAGAAAGAGGACAATGAAAAAGAGAAAGTCCTGGAGATGAACATTGATGAGCTGGAACTTTCCGTTCGTTCCTACAATTGCCTTAAGAGAGCCGGCATCAATACTGTGGAGGAGCTTTGCAACCGCACTCCGGAGGATATGATGAAGGTCCGCAACCTGGGAAGAAAGTCTCTTGAGGAAGTTCTTGCCAAGTTAAAGGAATTAGGCTTACAGCTGAACCCGAGCGAAGAGTAA
- a CDS encoding L17 family ribosomal protein yields MAGYRKLGRTSSQRKAMIRSQVTALLYNGKIRTTEARAKEIRKVAEGLIALAVKEKDNFETVTVTAKVARKDKDGKRVKEVVNGKKVTVYDEVQKEIKKDNPSRLHARRQMLKVLYDVTEVPTEAAGRKKNTKSVDLPAKLFDEIAPKYVSRNGGYTRIVKIGQRHGDGAMEVLLELV; encoded by the coding sequence ATGGCAGGTTATAGAAAGCTGGGAAGAACTTCCAGCCAGAGAAAAGCAATGATCCGCAGCCAGGTTACTGCACTGCTGTACAATGGCAAGATCAGAACCACTGAGGCAAGAGCAAAAGAGATCCGCAAAGTAGCAGAGGGTCTGATCGCTTTAGCTGTAAAAGAGAAAGACAACTTTGAGACCGTTACCGTTACCGCTAAGGTTGCCCGCAAGGACAAAGACGGCAAGAGAGTCAAAGAAGTAGTGAACGGCAAGAAAGTTACCGTTTACGATGAAGTTCAGAAGGAGATCAAGAAAGATAATCCTTCCAGACTGCATGCAAGACGTCAGATGCTGAAAGTTCTTTATGATGTGACCGAGGTTCCGACCGAGGCTGCAGGCAGAAAGAAGAACACCAAATCCGTAGATCTTCCGGCAAAGCTCTTTGATGAGATTGCTCCGAAGTACGTTTCCCGCAACGGTGGATATACCCGTATCGTTAAGATCGGCCAGCGTCACGGCGACGGCGCTATGGAAGTGCTGCTTGAGTTAGTTTAA
- a CDS encoding FadR/GntR family transcriptional regulator, with protein sequence MENKTLAEQTAQRLMEEIRRRQYVPGDKLPTETELSESLGVGRNTVREAVRILVSRNVITVRQGAGTFISEKQGVVDDPFGFSLVSDRRKLTKELIQIRTILEPPIAALAAQNAYPHEIERLECILHEIEDLIEQKQPYADKDVEFHVQIGMCTHNDVISNLLPVIGNGISIFASEVREPEYKQTVASHRAIFDAIKNRKGVEAQQAMYFHLLYNENRYAEEEREQDVTGA encoded by the coding sequence ATGGAAAATAAAACATTGGCAGAGCAGACAGCACAGCGTTTGATGGAGGAAATCCGGCGGCGCCAGTATGTGCCGGGGGATAAGCTTCCTACGGAGACAGAACTGTCGGAATCATTGGGTGTGGGACGGAATACAGTCCGGGAAGCAGTGCGGATTCTGGTATCCAGGAATGTGATCACGGTCCGGCAGGGGGCAGGCACCTTTATATCGGAAAAACAGGGTGTGGTGGATGACCCATTTGGTTTTTCTCTTGTGAGCGACAGGAGGAAGCTTACAAAAGAGCTGATCCAGATCAGGACCATCCTGGAACCGCCCATTGCTGCGCTGGCGGCTCAGAATGCATACCCTCATGAGATTGAGCGGCTGGAATGTATCCTGCATGAGATTGAGGACCTGATCGAGCAGAAACAACCTTATGCAGATAAGGATGTGGAATTCCATGTACAGATTGGCATGTGCACCCACAATGATGTGATCTCGAATCTGCTGCCGGTGATCGGCAATGGAATTTCCATTTTTGCCAGCGAGGTCCGTGAGCCAGAATATAAGCAGACTGTAGCGTCGCACCGGGCTATATTTGATGCTATAAAGAACCGGAAGGGCGTGGAAGCCCAGCAGGCGATGTATTTTCATCTTCTGTACAATGAGAACAGATATGCGGAGGAAGAGCGGGAGCAGGACGTTACAGGAGCGTAA
- a CDS encoding NAD(P)/FAD-dependent oxidoreductase, with the protein MKKVYDVLIIGGGVIGSAVARELSRYKLSIGVLEKNLDVCYETSGRNSAVVHGGFAYDTGTLKARLCVEGNRMMGELSKELDFPFKRCGKVLVGNTDEDMEALKRTMKQGEINGAEGLEIIDEKRLHELVPAVVGKFAMFSPNSGILEPFAYTVALAENAHQNGVEYFFDCKVQAIEKLEDGTYRLATSHGPYECRWVVNAAGLGCGVVSDMLGIGGYRIIGSKGDYIILDKRTGPLLPMPVYPVPTNTYMGIHVTNTIDGNVIVGPNAEQVTDFSYYGVPQKNMDYLAEDAARLWPHIRKEDYIRNYSGILSKWVDEEGVIQDFKIEIKDELAPRAVNLIGIESPGLTAAVPIARYAVGLMREREAFAENPEFNPVRKGIVRFEELSLEEKTQKIAEDPDYGEIICRCEKVTKAELLQAIHNPLGVHTMTGIKYRTRAMMGRCQGGYCQMRLEQMLEEELGVRETEVLYARQGSQVLMGRVREEV; encoded by the coding sequence ATGAAGAAAGTATATGATGTTCTGATAATTGGCGGGGGAGTCATAGGGAGCGCTGTTGCAAGGGAACTGTCCAGATATAAGCTTTCTATCGGTGTATTGGAGAAGAACCTGGATGTATGTTATGAGACCAGCGGGAGGAATTCTGCAGTGGTACACGGCGGTTTTGCCTATGACACGGGGACGCTCAAAGCGAGACTGTGTGTGGAAGGAAACCGCATGATGGGAGAGCTGTCAAAGGAACTGGATTTTCCCTTTAAGAGGTGCGGAAAGGTATTAGTGGGAAATACAGACGAGGACATGGAAGCTTTAAAACGCACCATGAAGCAGGGAGAGATAAACGGGGCGGAAGGACTGGAGATCATCGACGAGAAACGTCTTCATGAACTGGTCCCGGCGGTTGTTGGCAAATTCGCAATGTTTTCTCCCAACAGCGGTATTTTGGAGCCGTTTGCCTACACGGTTGCGTTGGCTGAGAATGCCCACCAAAACGGCGTGGAGTATTTTTTTGACTGCAAAGTACAGGCCATAGAAAAGCTGGAGGATGGAACCTACAGACTGGCTACTTCTCATGGGCCGTATGAGTGCCGATGGGTTGTGAATGCGGCGGGGCTTGGGTGCGGAGTGGTATCCGATATGCTTGGGATTGGCGGATACAGGATCATCGGTTCTAAAGGAGATTATATTATCCTGGATAAACGGACAGGTCCTCTGCTGCCCATGCCTGTCTATCCGGTCCCCACAAATACCTATATGGGTATCCACGTGACGAATACCATCGACGGAAATGTGATCGTTGGTCCCAATGCTGAGCAGGTTACTGACTTTTCCTACTACGGCGTGCCTCAGAAAAATATGGATTATCTGGCGGAGGATGCGGCGCGGCTCTGGCCTCATATCAGAAAAGAAGATTATATCCGTAATTATTCCGGCATCCTGTCAAAGTGGGTGGATGAGGAGGGGGTGATCCAGGATTTTAAGATTGAGATAAAGGATGAACTGGCGCCTCGTGCGGTCAATCTGATCGGTATCGAGTCACCGGGGTTGACGGCGGCAGTGCCGATCGCCAGATATGCGGTCGGATTGATGCGGGAGAGGGAAGCATTTGCAGAAAATCCGGAGTTCAATCCGGTCCGAAAAGGAATTGTCCGTTTCGAAGAGCTTTCCCTGGAAGAGAAAACGCAAAAGATCGCGGAAGATCCTGACTACGGCGAGATCATCTGCCGCTGTGAGAAGGTTACAAAGGCGGAGTTGCTGCAGGCCATACACAATCCGCTGGGGGTACATACCATGACCGGGATCAAGTACCGGACCCGGGCCATGATGGGGAGATGTCAGGGCGGATACTGCCAGATGCGGCTGGAACAGATGCTGGAGGAAGAGCTTGGAGTCAGAGAGACTGAGGTTTTATATGCGCGTCAGGGTTCCCAGGTACTGATGGGCAGGGTCCGGGAGGAGGTTTGA
- a CDS encoding FAD-dependent oxidoreductase — protein sequence MENIDVIIVGGGPAGLAAAVELYKKGVKDILVLERESSLGGILRQCIHDGFGLTRFKTTLSGPEYAQRFIDEIVREHIPYQTDAAVLEITKDKVVTVASRNGLKQYQARAVILTMGCRERTRGALGIPGERPAGIFTAGVAQAYMNLYNRMPAKEVVILGSGDIGMIMARRLTLEGAHVQAVFEIQPVPSGLPRNIEQCLNDYGIPLYLGHTVSEIHGDSRLTGVTVSQVDGNLRPIPGTEKEYSCDTLILSVGLIPENELSIDAGVELDPRTKGAVVDEYFQTSVDGIFAAGNVLHVHDLVDFVSLEAEKLADSAAGYLADNGLPACDILIKTDSHIGHTVPQRISGASDVVISMRVRSVIKDGRIVIKQGGVELASKKMKKLLPAEMIRIPLKASAVKSREELEVCVEC from the coding sequence GTGGAAAATATAGATGTGATCATCGTCGGAGGCGGGCCGGCGGGCCTGGCTGCGGCAGTGGAGTTATATAAAAAGGGCGTCAAAGATATCCTTGTGCTGGAGAGGGAGAGCTCCCTTGGGGGGATTCTCCGCCAGTGTATCCACGATGGATTTGGTCTGACACGTTTCAAGACCACACTCAGCGGGCCGGAGTATGCCCAGAGATTTATCGATGAGATTGTCAGGGAACATATCCCGTATCAGACAGATGCGGCAGTTTTGGAGATCACAAAAGATAAGGTTGTCACGGTAGCGTCTCGTAATGGATTAAAGCAGTATCAGGCGCGGGCGGTGATCCTGACCATGGGCTGCCGGGAGCGGACGCGGGGCGCCCTGGGAATCCCGGGAGAGCGGCCCGCCGGCATTTTTACGGCGGGAGTTGCGCAGGCATACATGAACCTGTATAACAGAATGCCTGCGAAAGAAGTGGTGATCCTTGGGTCCGGGGATATTGGGATGATCATGGCGAGGAGGCTGACACTGGAGGGGGCGCATGTGCAGGCGGTTTTTGAGATACAGCCGGTGCCAAGCGGGCTGCCAAGAAATATTGAGCAATGCCTGAATGATTATGGGATTCCTCTGTATCTTGGCCATACCGTATCGGAGATCCATGGAGATTCCCGGTTGACAGGAGTTACAGTGTCGCAGGTTGACGGGAATTTAAGACCCATTCCGGGGACAGAAAAAGAATATTCCTGTGATACGCTGATCCTTTCCGTTGGGCTAATACCGGAAAATGAGCTGTCCATAGATGCGGGCGTTGAATTGGATCCCCGCACGAAGGGGGCGGTGGTGGATGAGTATTTCCAGACCAGTGTAGACGGGATCTTTGCGGCGGGAAATGTCCTTCACGTGCATGACCTGGTTGATTTTGTGTCCCTGGAGGCGGAAAAGCTGGCGGATTCTGCGGCTGGATACCTGGCGGACAACGGTCTGCCGGCATGTGATATCCTGATAAAAACGGATTCCCATATCGGACATACGGTTCCGCAGCGGATCAGCGGAGCTTCGGATGTAGTGATCTCCATGCGCGTACGAAGCGTGATAAAAGACGGACGGATCGTGATCAAGCAGGGCGGAGTGGAGCTTGCATCGAAAAAAATGAAAAAACTGCTTCCGGCGGAGATGATCCGGATACCCCTTAAAGCGTCTGCGGTCAAAAGCAGGGAGGAACTGGAGGTGTGTGTAGAATGCTGA
- a CDS encoding DUF1667 domain-containing protein, producing the protein MLREFTCIVCPNGCEIEAEIKNDKISSLTGAACPRGEEYVQQELLAPQRNIATSILVTGGVLPLASVRLTKPIPKKEIWNAMQEIKKIRVQAPVTAGTRVISGILGFDSDVIVTKTVERSTGR; encoded by the coding sequence ATGCTGAGAGAATTCACTTGTATCGTGTGTCCCAATGGCTGTGAGATAGAAGCGGAGATCAAGAATGATAAAATATCTTCGCTCACCGGAGCGGCCTGTCCCAGAGGGGAGGAATATGTGCAGCAGGAGCTTTTGGCCCCTCAGAGGAATATAGCAACGTCCATCCTGGTGACGGGCGGCGTCCTGCCGCTCGCAAGTGTCCGCCTGACAAAACCAATACCTAAAAAGGAAATATGGAATGCAATGCAGGAAATTAAAAAGATCAGGGTCCAGGCGCCTGTCACCGCGGGAACACGGGTGATCAGCGGGATCCTTGGATTTGACAGTGATGTGATCGTAACTAAGACCGTTGAAAGGAGTACCGGGAGGTGA